In Athalia rosae chromosome 6, iyAthRosa1.1, whole genome shotgun sequence, one DNA window encodes the following:
- the LOC105693058 gene encoding glutathione S-transferase-like, with the protein MVEEQHPDYKLIYFNARGRAEHIRYIFAVTGIPYVDERVPKERWPELKKTMLYGMLPILEIDGKPIAQSNAVARYLARKHGLAGKDEWESMLCDVLVDTLGDLKQILWQYRTELDPFKKEEKKARLSKETIPFYLNKFEQTVAENNGYSVGNTTTWTDFVFAVALENFEQIFGPAALEGYPALKGLKQRVHELPEIAEWLTKRPQTEF; encoded by the exons ATGGTGGAGGAGCAGCATCCCGACTACAAACTGATCTATTTCAACGCTCGTGGAAGAGCGGAGCATATCCGGTACATCTTCGCCGTGACAGGAATCCCCTACGTCGACGAGCGAGTTCCCAAGGAGCGCTGGCCCGAACTCAAGAAAA CCATGCTGTACGGTATGCTGCCGATATTGGAGATCGATGGTAAACCTATCGCCCAAAGCAATGCGGTGGCCAGATATTTAGCCAGGAAACACGGCCTGGCGGGGAAAGATGAATGGGAATCGATGCTGTGCGATGTACTCGTCGACACCTTGGGAGATCTCAAGCAAA TTCTCTGGCAGTATCGTACCGAGTTGGACCCCTtcaaaaaagaggaaaagaaggcGCGACTCAGTAAAGAAACCATTCCATTTTACCTCAACAAGTTCGAGCAAACAGTCGCTGAGAACAATGGGTACTCCGTTGGTAATACC ACGACGTGGACGGACTTCGTATTCGCGGTCGCATTGGAGAACTTTGAACAGATCTTCGGTCCGGCTGCATTAGAAGGATACCCGGCTTTGAAAGGGCTCAAGCAGCGCGTCCATGAACTACCAGAAATTGCCGAATGGCTTACCAAAAGACCGCAGACGGAATTTTAA